CCATTGTCACTACAAGTGCTTGAAcgtcatcttgagaagatgggttTGAAATACATGAAAAATTGGCTTTAgggcaagtgggagattgttagtatTATGCCCCACaagtcaattatattttatgtaaaggATCGTACTTTTCATTGTGATtctttttattcaatcaattgttattataaaggcattatgtttttatttgtcattaataattgtcatcattatttattgcaatctaaacttgacaaagtccatagatcaaatagacTCATAGAATATGGTTGTGCATAGaaatgacgatcatgaaacatattccttaaaagccttgatcttaaatgttcctagtcatagagttattaggaatgAACACTAATAATTCGGATAGACTaacacatatgatgcatgctcaatcaggagaatgtcttatttcatggacattggtgtggggACACTAATGCATATATGCGAATAGTTATTAAAAGAATAAGTATACTGAACTAACCTGTtatagaattcctaatggttagtgttcaatgtcgaattggaattcttgTGTTGTAAGTATGAAGATTGGTCCTTatacttgagacatcatggtattcttatatttgactggttacgcctTGGTGCTGTTTGGATTCTAAAAGAATCATTAACATACTGTCACTGGGCATGGCTTtgtcacatatgaaggcttatgaatgtcaataaatgattcatcacttatcgtcgAAATAAGAAGATGCCCTATGTATTCCTATAATTTCATGATTGTAGAAATCCTTGGCCAATGTGAGgtgaaaatcaaaaggtgttttgatttcacctattaagtcataaatttggaatggatacatagttattgaatagTTAGAGTTTgacataaaaccataccctaaattcaatcaagACATTGACTGATGAAAAGATTTTATTgcacggtaattgcaattgataAGGTTtgcatttatttcattattagcTTGGTATTCATGGTATGTTGCTAGGCGTTAACTATGATATGTAgggattttagaattaattttattaattctaaaactattaattaaagagtttaattaagaagtcCATGAAATGTGTTTAAATTAAACCAATAAGTTAGGCCCTAAAgtagcccaatagagttggatcctacatctagtctaatggtggacctaaggggttacCCACTTGGATCAAACCTAATTCACAATTAAAAGAGAGAACCAGCTCAATATGATTAAGACTCAACCTAAAACGTTTAGGGTTTTTGTTATGGTATGATTAGGGTTTTTgatctataaatatgagacttcaTAAGatgaaaatgtagaaaaatttcGTGTTCTCTCTCAAGGACGTCCAAAGGTAGATAACACAACTTGGGACATCGTAAAAAAGTCGATCATGTGAACTATCTTAGAGGAGCTCGCGTTTGCACCTCTATGGATCGAAAAGAAATTGAACCAAAGGCATCGATTGCACGATCGCCATTTTCTAACACGAGCATAGGGGGTCGCGCAAGGGTGATAATCCCAAATATGCATTAACCCTTAGTTTGTGTGGTGGGTTAAGGTATGTTTACACCAAACAGTATAATTTGGTATTTGATAACACCTCAAACCTCTTAACTCAAGTCATTTTAGTTGAGTTAAAGAAGTTTGAACGCTGTGTTGACTTTgggatatatttatttagtatacTCAAAATGCCTTTTTCaaacaatttatataaattttaattctcttCATGTCcctaacaaaaaattattcctCATTTTTCTATCAATCATTCTCTCACTAAAAAGAGATAGGCTTTTTGccaacattaaaaaaaaataatcattaatcGATTGCAacctcttattcttcttccccatctttctctctctttacaCTTATCGTAGACATAGGTAAAAATCCCCATCTGCACCATTGTTTTTATTCTTCctcccaatctctctctttctttctctttgtataAAGGAAGATTTTCCTTGCACTTGCCCCTACGGGCATAGTGTAGTAGTAAAGTACTTGAAATTTTACATGGAGTATCAGGATTCGAATCAGTGCGACGAtttgaaagataaatttattgcTGAGAGATAACATTAAGCTAAAAGGTAGCAGTAACGCTGAAAGACAAATTTTGCATGAATTGTACCGAATGTCCAACTctaaatgtatataaattatgtttgcATTCGAATTTATCCAATGATGTATTAGGGGGAATGTCACATGATCCTGGAGATTAGTCCGACGAAACTCAGACATCCCAagggaataaaaaaaaaaaagatttcccTTACACCATCATAGATGGGACCATGATCTACAAGACTATGACCAAATGGCTTGTCAACAAATTATTCATAGCGATgcctcttaattttttttattttttaatttataaatacaagatatttatatatataacatttttatttctttatatttatatatatttggaaaatatattttaataaatatatgtatataatttcaagtttatatatatacatataacttTGTTTATACCTTTTTTATACATAGTTATAGTTTTCATGTCCTTTATAGTcctttaaaatttcaattcaactCAATTTTAATCTTTTACAAAGCGCTTTTTGCTATCAAATGTATCTTACGTCACCATGGTCAAATGGATCCATAAAAGACCTCTTGAAGTTCCTTGAAGACATTAGGACCATCCCATCGCCGTAGGAGCCCACCTATTAATAGGTTCCATAGCCACTATCGATGACACTTCTACCTTTTTCAGTTCTACCACAAATAgacaaaatcaatattttttccttttttaacttatataataaatattgcACTTATCTCCTTTTGCtctaaatttttgaatgttATAGTATCAGTTGATGGCAACAAACAATTAAGGATAGTAAATTTGTAATACGACTACTGTAAATCCTCAAAATTGTTAAAAGAATAttgagaaaagataaatttaacctATCATTTCTATTGATTAAAATACACATACCAATATTATTAATGTGTTTTAAAAAACACCCACCTCTCTTACAATTAGCCTATCATGAAAATTGgccattttattcttgtttttaATCGtattcctttctctttctctctcatatTTGTTCTCCATTTCTTTCTGTACACCAATTTTTAGTATTCACGACCATAGCTataatgatttgtaatttttctttaattaattaaattctttaattaGAATTTTCAATGAAAAATTGAGTATATAGGACTATATGAGAAATGTTTTAGATCATCAAGTGGGGTCCAATTGGATCAAATGGACCCATTAGGGTTTTCATGCAAGAAAACCTAAGGCAATTCATGGCTAGAGATGGGTGTGAGGATAATCAAGAATAAGAAAAGCATGAAAAAAAAGAGGACAACACATCTTGAAAGTTGTTTTTAGTCTATCGAAATTAGAAGATTAAGACTCATTATGCTCATTGGACAAGTTTGGATTACCAAATTGGGGTTTCGATTCATTGAAGCTAAAAGTTTGAGATTTGTCTTGCACGCTGGAAGAGTTCGGTCAATAAAACTGGGGTTTTGGACGATCAAATCAGGGATTCAAACAATCAAATAGATGCATGTTGAACAACAGGTCTTAATGACCAAATTCAAATTGTTGTTGGTTTTTGGATCATAGAAttgttatgaaatttatttatatatttcaaaagttttataaattttatgtttactattgtttaataataacaataatacgACATTGACTAAGTCAAGAAGATATCCATTGGTTGAgtcaattttttcttatcttattgATGTTGGAATTTGTTGCAAGCTAGGCCATCATTGGCTTTAACCATTTCcaaatttcttgaatttctcCTTGGCTGAAGCAAGCCATCCTTAAGTCCAAGTTCATTGTTGGTTTCAATTTATCCTCTTTGTTTATTCTTATCTCTTCACCGAAGTGACAAAATTGTTGACAATAGAAATGCAATGCCATCGTTCCAATTTTCCACTATAAATACCTCTTCATGGTGAGAGCTTGAGCCCACTAGTCCATCAACAATTCTCCCATCGTTTCTcacatttttatctcttttattttgagaaatattattaggtttaatttctttattattcCTATTACCTTGTACTATTATTGCTTTTTAACTTATAGTACGAGAAGAGTATTATATCCTAAAGATTAACCatctttaatattattattatgcgtGATAAAATCTACCTTTTAAGAGAGTGACATCACACCTCAAGCTTACTTTTTATCATcattgttttgttatttttccaccTTCAATTCCACCATCAAGACTTAAAGGCATGTCATTAAGATATTAATAATCACTTATTCTAAGGGTAGGATTGGTCAATTAAGATAGTCCACGCTTTGATTAACTAAATGGGGATTATGTGGTCAACTAAGACGAGTCAGGATAGGAAGAATGatgtgtttgattaattaaggAGGTAAACCAAGCTAACGAAAAGAATCATCCCCATTAGTGTCTGGGAATTTTGGACAGACATTGAGAATGAAATGATGGGGAAAATCAACATTCAAGTCAGCTAAGGTGGAGAGAACCACTACAagctttttaaattttatttttcaggaaGTTAACAAGTAACACATAATTACAGTCACAGATGAAGCTGCAAAACAATTGCCAATCAATATGCACATGCTATGGATCAACATTCCCACAGGTTTGGAAGCTAAGCCTCACGGGATGAAATAGTTGGACCATGGAAGTTGAGCTCTTATCTCATTAAGGTTTCTGTTGAGGCTCCGCAGTGCTTGAATGTGAGGCTCATCCTCCTCTACTGGTATTATCTTTGCCaagcttccttcttcaagaTAGTCCACCGCCCGGTTGGCAGCTTCCAGTCCCGTGACAAATGATTTCTCCTGatgataacaacaacaataacaacaatcacaaccCTTAATTGCACTAGGTGGGTCGGCATTTCTCCTCataacaaaggaaaagagaactACAACATGCTTGTATGTTGTATGAGaattttgaaagaagaaagcatGCAAAGTAGGTTTCAACCTGCAACCACGAACCATGCCGGGTAGTTATCCAGTCTCCGGCCAGGAAAAGGTTCGGGAAAGATGTGGATCCGCGCATCATATACTTGTATGAACCTTTGAAATAGAATGGAAAGGCAATAAATTGGAGATAGATATAACAAGAAAGCAATGGTTGGGGAAACGATTGCAAGTAGCTATATGTACCTGGAAAAAAGTGAGTCAAGGATTTTGGAAATCTTTGGATTTCTTTATTGATCACTGTCGCATTCTCAAAGTCCTTAATGCACATTGAAAGGTAAGACCTCGCTCTTGTAGCTATATCCTCATCCTTCAGCGGCAATAGCTCATTGGCATGAAACTGTAATGGCAGCATAAATAAGCCAAGCAAGTGAAGTAAATTTTGTTGGATATCTTGTTTGTGACTGGAAAAGAAGGTGCCGTACTCACGAAGTCAGCTTGCACGACTGTTGCTGGATCATCTTTATGCTCATCATAAATCATGttcaaatcaaagaaaatcCAACCATTTGAATTATCAAATCCAGAGCAGGCGTTGCTCACATATGGAATGTTAACCTGGTTCTCATGCAGTTCGTATGATAAATTAGCTCTATTATCCAAAAGCACTGTACACCACAAACTAACAGGAAAAGATCTGTAAAGAGTCCAAGCATCAAGCAGAAGACACCAAGGATGCTGTTTTGATGGACAAGAGATGGCTGCAGGGTGCTGGTAATGACCATAACAAGTCATAGATTCCACACGTGGTGAAAAAGGTTTGGATCACCATGGCAAGACAACAATTACTTTATTCATCCTCGTCAATTATCATGTGATCTTATTGCAGAGCAGGGAATTGAACTGATTAACGGGAAATTCGTCCTCTTATAGTTGAACAACTAATTTGATTTAGGAGACACTGAATTCATACTTCTGCTAGATGCCAAGAGGAATAACTAGAGTACCTCCAGGAAAAAAggacaaaagaaattttattgCTACACACACCTTCCTGTCAAGCTGTAGCTTAACTGTGAGTAGATCAATGGTCCCCAAGTTCAGAACTTTCAGAAACTCCTCTCTTGTACATAATGCTGCACTAAACATAACTCACTGCGAGTTAAAAGAAGACAGCATGTATAGAATATAAATGAAGCTATAAAGTTGATTATAACAGGGATGAATATCCAAGATATTAATCCAATTTACTTGGTATGAAACATTAACAATTGCGGGTTTATGATAGGATGAGATATAACAGGTTGTTCTTTGTTGATAGAATCAAACATAAATGTCAGTGTTTTTCCAGCAAGAAATAAGAATTACTACTTGAAGAGTGGAAAGATCTATCTGGATGTTGCACAAATTCTAATTGGTGCCCACAGTAGAAGAGGGCATACAGAagtttgaaaatgttttcataaaCTATGAGGTGTAGGTTGTACACTTTGCCCTGGGCAATTGCAAGCAAGAAAGACTTCTGAATTTTAACTCAAAACACACATGCAAACTATCAGACAAATAGGGAAAATTGGATGCAGATTGGTCATGATGAAACAGACCTGCTCTGGATTATTTCCTGCAGTGTGGAGATTCCAACAGCCAAAATTATAGCATCAGCTTTTAAACTCTCTTTCCCACAGATTACTTCAGAAATACATCCACTTTCCTCGTTAATGATGAAGTCTGTCACTTTTCTGCCCTGCAGAAATTTACAGCCCTCGTTTCTCATTGAATCCATCCACGGTTCGAATATCTTTTCCTTAACCGTCCCACGACACCATACTAAATCAAAATCTTTCTGTCAccaagaataaaaaattcataaatttctCTAGAAAAGATCCAGCAATAAGAGAGAGGATGAGATTGTAAAAGCAACAACTCAAGGTGATTCCAACTTCCACAAGTTCAATAGAAATGATACTATTTAGTCCATGGATTCTAGGAACCTACCCGAATATATACTTCAAACTGGGCTTTTTAATGCCTTGTAGTATTATTGAAAAAGCTTAGTCTCATCCATGCTCCTATCCTCATAAATGAGTGATGTTTTCTTCTCATATTCTTGTGAGATATAGtaaacaattttcaaaaataaatatagagattgctattattaatcattatttCCTGTGTCGCTTGAGataattt
This window of the Diospyros lotus cultivar Yz01 chromosome 5, ASM1463336v1, whole genome shotgun sequence genome carries:
- the LOC127802736 gene encoding uncharacterized protein LOC127802736 isoform X2 codes for the protein MNLDKIDWPVVRMILESEVGDHDLHSSGFWYPYRNIFNLVDELGIKPFTMWTKSAQYSGEGLEVKFPVFQELPQLPTPFGTLFYTEFVQLPLVDQLASLPLMAAVVDFDNTDLSWQKYDTITARELFRQFGCSGRLYQNVLNPLLQVGLFAPGEQCSAAATLGMLYYFILAHQKDFDLVWCRGTVKEKIFEPWMDSMRNEGCKFLQGRKVTDFIINEESGCISEVICGKESLKADAIILAVGISTLQEIIQSSAALCTREEFLKVLNLGTIDLLTVKLQLDRKVNIPYVSNACSGFDNSNGWIFFDLNMIYDEHKDDPATVVQADFFHANELLPLKDEDIATRARSYLSMCIKDFENATVINKEIQRFPKSLTHFFPGSYKYMMRGSTSFPNLFLAGDWITTRHGSWLQEKSFVTGLEAANRAVDYLEEGSLAKIIPVEEDEPHIQALRSLNRNLNEIRAQLPWSNYFIP
- the LOC127802736 gene encoding uncharacterized protein LOC127802736 isoform X1, whose translation is MENKKDILQGASVARNLALHQRQNLSRVAVGPCQLKSPNRRRIEHKRKMMACWRITPPFSRKFRSGFSCRAEEQQTQFNDGVQSKKKVLVVGSGWAGLGASHHLCKQGFDVTVLEGGYELGQNRLASSPDDFGIRGFWYPYRNIFNLVDELGIKPFTMWTKSAQYSGEGLEVKFPVFQELPQLPTPFGTLFYTEFVQLPLVDQLASLPLMAAVVDFDNTDLSWQKYDTITARELFRQFGCSGRLYQNVLNPLLQVGLFAPGEQCSAAATLGMLYYFILAHQKDFDLVWCRGTVKEKIFEPWMDSMRNEGCKFLQGRKVTDFIINEESGCISEVICGKESLKADAIILAVGISTLQEIIQSSAALCTREEFLKVLNLGTIDLLTVKLQLDRKVNIPYVSNACSGFDNSNGWIFFDLNMIYDEHKDDPATVVQADFFHANELLPLKDEDIATRARSYLSMCIKDFENATVINKEIQRFPKSLTHFFPGSYKYMMRGSTSFPNLFLAGDWITTRHGSWLQEKSFVTGLEAANRAVDYLEEGSLAKIIPVEEDEPHIQALRSLNRNLNEIRAQLPWSNYFIP